Proteins found in one Rhinolophus ferrumequinum isolate MPI-CBG mRhiFer1 chromosome 9, mRhiFer1_v1.p, whole genome shotgun sequence genomic segment:
- the HES5 gene encoding transcription factor HES-5 — MAPSTVAVELLSPKEKNRLRKPVVEKMRRDRINSSIEQLKLLLEQEFARHQPNSKLEKADILEMAVSYLKHSKAFAAASAGPKNLHQDYSEGYSWCLQEAVQFLTLHAASDTQMKLLYHFQRPPAPPGAPTKEPKAPAPVPTPAKANTAARQPPCGLWRPW; from the exons ATGGCCCCCAGCACCGTGGCCGTGGAGCTGCTCAGTCCCAAAGAGAAAAACCGA CTGCGGAAGCCGGTGGTGGAGAAGATGCGCCGCGACCGCATCAACAGCAGCATCGAGCAGCTGAAGCTGCTGCTGGAGCAGGAGTTCGCGCGGCACCAGCCCAACTCCAAGCTGGAGAAGGCCGACATCCTGGAGATGGCTGTCAGCTACCTGAAGCACAGCAAAG CCTTCGCCGCCGCCTCCGCGGGCCCCAAGAACCTGCACCAGGACTACAGCGAAGGCTACTCGTGGTGCCTGCAGGAGGCCGTGCAGTTCCTGACGCTGCACGCGGCTAGCGACACGCAAATGAAGCTGCTCTACCACTTCCAGCGACCCCCGGCCCCGCCCGGCGCCCCCACCAAGGAGCCCAAGGCACCCGCACCGGTGCCCACCCCCGCCAAGGCCAACACCGCCGCGCGCCAGCCCCCCTGCGGCCTCTGGAGGCCCTGGTGA
- the PANK4 gene encoding LOW QUALITY PROTEIN: 4'-phosphopantetheine phosphatase (The sequence of the model RefSeq protein was modified relative to this genomic sequence to represent the inferred CDS: deleted 1 base in 1 codon) — translation MAECGASGSGSSGDSFDKSITLPPDEIFRNLENAKRFAIDIGGSLTKLAYYSTVQHKVAKVRSFDHSGKDAEQDHESPYEISVQEEVTARLHFVKFENTYIEACLDFIKDHLVNTETKVIQATGGGAYKFKDLIEEKLQLKVDKEDVMTCLIKGCNFVLKNIPQEAFVYQKDSDPEFRFQTNHPNIFPYLLVNIGSGVSIVKVETEDRFEWIGGSSIGGGTFWGLGALLTKTKKFDELLHLASRGQHANVDMLVQDIYGGAHQTLGLSGSLIASSFGKSATADQEFSQEDMAKSLLHMISNDIGQLACLYARLHHLDRVYFGGFFIRGHPVTMRTITYSINFFSKGEVQALFLRHEGYLGAIGAFLKGAEQDNPNQYSWGENYAGSSGLMSSSPDVCPAQRTRSGTFDLLEMDRLERPLVNLPLLLDPSSYVPDTVDLTDDALARKYWLSCFEEALDGVVKRAVASQPGSVDAAERAQKFRQKYWNKLQTLRQQPFAYGTLTVRSLLDTREHCLNEFNFPDPYSKVKQKENGAALKCFQKVVCALDTLDWEERQLALVQGLLAGNVFDWGAKAVSEVLESDPQFGFEEAKRKLEERPWLVDCYNKWLQRLKGPPHKCALIFADNSGVDVILGVFPFVRELLSRGTEVILACNSGPALNDVTYSESLIVAERIAAMDPVVHSALREERLLLVQTGSSSPCLDLSRLDKGLAVLVRERSTDLVVIEGMGRAVHTNYYAALHCESLKLAVIKNSWLAERLGGRLFSVIFKYEVPAQ, via the exons ATGGCGGAGTGTGGAGCGAGCGGCAGCGGGAGCAGCGGGGACAGCTTCGACAAGAGCATCACGCTGCCGCCCGACGAGATCTTCCGCAATCTAGAGAACGCCAAGCGCTTCGCCATAGACATCG GTGGGTCACTGACCAAGCTGGCATACTACTCCACGGTTCAGCACAAAGTCGCCAAAGTGAGGTCCTTCGACCACTCGGGCAAG GACGCGGAGCAGGACCACGAGTCTCCCTACGAGATCTCCGTCCAGGAGGAGGTGACTGCCCGGCTGCACTTTGTCAAGTTCGAGAACACCTACATAGAAGCCTGCCTAGACTTCATCAAAGACCACCTCGTCAACACCGAGACAAAGGTCATCCAGGCGACTGGGGGCGGGGCATACAAGTTCAAGGACCTCATTGAAGAGAAGCTGCAGCTGAA AGTTGACAAGGAGGATGTGATGACTTGCTTGATAAAGGGGTGCAACTTCGTGTTAAAGAACATCCCGCAAGAGGCCTTTGTGTATCAGAAAGACTCTGATCCTGAATTCCGGTTTCAGACAAATCACCCCAACATTTTCCCATATCTTCTCGTCAACATCGGTTCTGGGGTCTCTATTGTGAAG GTGGAGACTGAGGACAGGTTCGAGTGGATCGGCGGCAGCTCCATCGGAGGGGGCACCTTCTGGGGGCTCGGGGCTCTGCTCACCAAAACCAAG AAGTTTGATGAGCTGCTGCACCTGGCCTCCCGGGGCCAGCACGCCAACGTGGACATGCTGGTGCAAGACATCTACGGCGGGGCCCACCAGACCCTGGGGCTCAGCGGCAGCCTTATCGCCAGCAGCTTCGGAAAGTCGGCCACCGCCGACCAAG AGTTCTCGCAGGAGGACATGGCCAAGAGCCTGCTGCACATGATCAGCAATGACATCGGGCAGCTCGCCTGCCTGTACGCGCGGCTGCACCACCTGGACCGCGTGTACTTCGGCGGCTTCTTCATCCGCGGCCACCCCGTCACCATGCGCACCATCACCTATAGCATCAACTTCTTCTCCAAG GGGGAagtccaggcactgttcttgaGACACGAAGGCTACCTGGGAGCCATCGGAGCGTTTCTGAAGGGAGCTGAGCAAGACA ACCCGAACCAGTACAGTTGGGGAGAAAACTATGCAGGCAGCTCTGGCCTGATGAGTTCGTCACCTGATGTCTGCCCAGCGCAGCGGACGAGGAGCGGCACG TTTGACCTGCTGGAGATGGACCGGCTGGAGAGGCCGCTGGTCAACCTGCCCCTCCTTCTGGACCCGTCCTCCTACGTGCCTGACACGGTCGACCTCACAGACGATGCTCTCGCCCGCAAGTACTGGCTCAGCTGCTTCGAGGAGGCTCTGGACGGG GTGGTGAAACGTGCTGTGGCGAGCCAGCCGGGCTCTGTGGATGCAGCCGAGAGGGCACAGAAGTTCCGCCAGAAGTACTGGAACAAGCTGCAGACTCTGCGGCAGCAGCCCTT CGCTTACGGGACCCTGACCGTGCGCAGCCTTTTGGACACACGGGAGCACTGCTTGAACGAGTTCAACTTCCCGGACCCCTACTCCAAA GTGAAGCAGAAGGAAAACGGTGCGGCCCTGAAGTGCTTCCAGAAGGTGGTCTGTGCTCTGGACACGCTGGACTGGGAGGAGAGGCAGCTGGCCCTGGTCCAAGGACTGCTGGCGGGCAACGTCTTCGACTGG GGGGCGAAAGCCGTCTCTGA GGTCCTTGAATCTGACCCCCAGTTTGGGTTTGAAGAGGCGAAGAGGAAGCTGGAAG AGCGGCCCTGGCTGGTGGACTGCTACAACAAGTGGCTTCAGAGGCTGAAG GGGCCCCCTCACAAATGTGCCTTAATTTTCGCAGATAACAGTGGAGTAGACGTCATTTTGGGAGTCTTCCCCTTTGTCAGGGAGCTTCTGTCTAGAGGGACGGAG GTCATCCTGGCGTGCAACTCGGGACCTGCCCTGAATGATGTCACCTACAGTGAGTCCCTCATCGTGGCCGAGCGCATTGCAGCCATGGACCCCGTTGTCCA CTCCGCACTCAGAGAGGAGAGGTTGCTGCTGGTGCAGACGGGCTCCAGCTCCCCATGCCTGGACCTCAG CCGCCTGGACAAGGGGCTGGCCGTGCTGGTGCGGGAGCGCAGCACAGACCTGGTTGTCATCGAGGGCATGGGCCGTGCCGTGCACACCAACTACTACGCAGCCCTGCACTGCGAGAGCCTCAAGCTGGCTGTCATCAAGAACTCCTGGCTGGCTGAGCGGCTGGGCGGCCGGCTCTTCAGCGTCATCTTCAAGTACGAGGTCCCAGCCCAGTGA